A region of Dermochelys coriacea isolate rDerCor1 chromosome 1, rDerCor1.pri.v4, whole genome shotgun sequence DNA encodes the following proteins:
- the CLDND1 gene encoding claudin domain-containing protein 1, protein MDNRFATALVIACVLCLISTIYMAASIGTDFWYEYHSSAGNASEFGRSILEEFTSMDADEKTYTDALFRCNGTVGLWRRCITIPKNSHWYSPPETDMVRSCISFSLSDQFAEKYIEPGNHNSGSDLNRTYLWRLQFLLPFVSLGLMCFGALIGLCACACRSLYPAIAIGVLHFLAGLCTLGSVSCYVAGIELLHKKLHPPDDVQGEFGWSFCLACMSAPLQFMAAALFIWAARTNRKEFMLLKAYRVA, encoded by the exons ATGGATAACCGCTTTGCTACAGCTCTAGTAATTGCCTGCGTGCTCTGCCTCATTTCCACCATTTATATGGCAGCCTCAATCGGTACAGATTTCTGGTATGAGTACCATAGCTCAGCTGGAAATGCCAGCGAATTTGGCAGGAGTATTTTGGAGGAATTCACCAGTATGGACGCAGATGAGAAGACTTATACAGATGCACTGTTCCGGTGCAATGGCACAGTTGGATTGTGGCGGAGATGTATCACTATTCCCAAAAACTCTCACTGGTACAGTCCACCAG aaaCTGATATGGTCAGAAGCTGCATCAGTTTTTCCCTCTCTGATCAATTTGCGGAGAAGTACATAGAGCCTGGGAACCACAATAGTGGTAGTGACCTGAACCGGACCT atCTTTGGCGTTTGCAGTTCCTCCTGCCCTTCGTCAGCCTAGGGCTGATGTGCTTTGGGGCTTTGATTGGTCTTTGTGCTTGTGCCTGTCGCAGCCTCTACCCTGCCATTGCCATAGGAGTCCTACATTTCCTTGCAG GTCTGTGTACGCTGGGCTCAGTCAGCTGCTACGTAGCTGGAATTGAGCTGCTCCACAAGAAGCTGCACCCACCTGATGATGTGCAGGGTGAATTTGGCTGGTCCTTCTGCCTGGCTTGTATGTCTGCTCCTTTACAGTTTATGGCAGCTGCCCTCTTCATCTGGGCAGCCCGCACCAACAGGAAGGAATTCATGCTCTTGAAAGCGTACCGTGTAGCATAA